A single genomic interval of Alistipes provencensis harbors:
- the folP gene encoding dihydropteroate synthase: MKPVSIDLSAPQVMAILNVTPDSFYAGSRMPDAGAVERHVREAVAEGAHLIDVGGYSSRPGADEVPADEEWRRVALGVEAVRRLAPGVTVSVDTFRSEVAAKAIETFGPLIINDISAGELDPAMLSVAAKYDVPYIAMHMKGDPRTMQSQTDSRRDITTEVVDYFRMRAEAMLAAGIRPGNIILDPGFGFAKTTEQNYELLAGLHRLCELGYPVLAGLSRKSMIYKVLDATPAESLAGTVALGWECLRQGAAILRVHDVREAVDTVQLFNMFRQ; encoded by the coding sequence ATGAAGCCCGTATCGATTGACCTTTCCGCGCCGCAGGTGATGGCGATCCTGAACGTCACGCCCGATTCGTTCTACGCCGGCAGCCGCATGCCCGATGCCGGGGCTGTCGAACGGCATGTCCGGGAGGCCGTGGCCGAGGGTGCGCATCTGATCGATGTGGGGGGCTACTCCTCGCGCCCCGGTGCCGACGAGGTCCCTGCCGACGAGGAGTGGCGGCGTGTGGCGCTGGGCGTAGAGGCCGTGCGGCGGCTGGCTCCCGGTGTGACGGTCTCGGTCGACACGTTCCGCAGCGAGGTGGCTGCAAAGGCCATCGAGACGTTCGGTCCGCTCATTATCAACGACATTTCCGCCGGGGAACTCGACCCCGCGATGCTCTCCGTCGCCGCGAAATACGACGTTCCCTACATCGCCATGCACATGAAGGGCGATCCCCGCACGATGCAGTCGCAGACCGACTCCCGGCGCGACATCACCACCGAGGTCGTGGACTATTTCCGCATGCGCGCCGAGGCGATGCTTGCGGCGGGCATCCGGCCCGGGAACATCATCCTCGACCCCGGCTTCGGCTTCGCCAAGACCACGGAGCAGAATTACGAACTGCTGGCGGGCCTGCACCGCCTCTGCGAACTGGGCTATCCCGTACTGGCGGGCCTTTCGCGCAAGTCGATGATCTATAAGGTCCTCGACGCGACGCCCGCCGAATCCTTGGCCGGAACCGTCGCGCTGGGGTGGGAGTGCCTGCGGCAGGGTGCGGCGATCCTGCGCGTCCACGACGTGCGGGAAGCCGTCGATACGGTCCAATTGTTTAATATGTTCCGCCAATGA
- a CDS encoding TIGR02757 family protein, with amino-acid sequence MERFSDDDLRELLEALHDKYNRPEFIPDDPISVPHRYTERADREIAGFFSATIAWGNRKAIVSSGHRMMHFMDDAPADFVRNASERELALLSSYVHRTFNGQDLRDFVLALRRMEECHGGIGNFFEERYEVTQSMPAVLADFRRAFFAGDHAPRCEKHLSSIEKGAACKRLCMYLRWMVRRDDRGVDFGAWERIPMSALYLPLDVHVGNMGRALGLLTRRQNDWRAVEEITAALRTFDAADPVRYDFSLFGAGIDNYLRNNEYSA; translated from the coding sequence ATGGAACGATTCTCTGACGACGACCTGCGGGAGCTGCTGGAAGCTCTGCACGACAAATACAACCGTCCCGAATTTATCCCCGACGACCCGATTTCGGTGCCGCACCGCTATACGGAGCGTGCCGACCGGGAGATCGCGGGCTTCTTCTCCGCCACCATCGCGTGGGGCAACCGCAAAGCCATCGTCAGCAGCGGCCACCGCATGATGCACTTCATGGACGACGCCCCGGCCGATTTCGTCCGCAACGCCTCGGAACGCGAACTGGCGCTGCTCTCCTCCTATGTCCACCGGACTTTCAACGGGCAGGACCTGCGCGATTTCGTGCTGGCCCTGCGGCGCATGGAGGAGTGCCACGGGGGCATCGGCAATTTCTTCGAAGAGCGTTACGAGGTCACGCAAAGCATGCCTGCGGTGCTGGCCGACTTCCGGCGTGCGTTTTTCGCCGGGGACCATGCTCCGCGGTGCGAGAAACACCTCTCGTCGATCGAGAAGGGCGCGGCCTGCAAACGGCTCTGCATGTATCTGCGGTGGATGGTGCGCCGCGACGACCGGGGTGTCGATTTCGGCGCGTGGGAGCGCATCCCCATGTCGGCCCTCTATCTGCCGCTGGACGTCCATGTCGGCAATATGGGGCGTGCGCTGGGACTGCTGACCCGCCGCCAGAACGACTGGCGCGCCGTGGAGGAGATCACCGCCGCGCTCCGCACGTTCGATGCGGCCGACCCCGTGCGGTACGATTTCTCGTTATTCGGGGCCGGGATCGATAACTATTTAAGGAATAATGAATACTCCGCATAA
- a CDS encoding thioredoxin family protein — translation MKDFDKIIWRDALTFVDFFAVWCGPCRAMHPVIDKFQKEMNGRADVYRADIEDPDLIEIVRRYNIMSVPTLMFFRRGEVLWRESGRVDYEHLVNVLNELEKREHILL, via the coding sequence ATGAAAGACTTCGACAAGATCATCTGGCGGGATGCACTGACGTTCGTGGATTTCTTCGCCGTCTGGTGCGGGCCGTGCCGGGCGATGCACCCCGTGATCGACAAATTTCAAAAAGAGATGAACGGCCGCGCGGATGTTTACCGGGCAGACATCGAGGACCCCGACCTGATCGAAATCGTGCGGCGCTACAACATCATGTCGGTGCCGACACTGATGTTCTTCCGCCGCGGGGAGGTGCTGTGGCGCGAGAGCGGACGGGTGGACTACGAGCATCTGGTGAACGTGCTCAACGAACTCGAGAAGCGCGAACACATACTGCTTTAG
- a CDS encoding NAD-dependent epimerase/dehydratase family protein, whose protein sequence is MQKRIVVLGGVGFIGTHLCLRLLDEGHEVFCVDVRDTANSPLLRDMPPYPGFRYVRHNIVNHFGIRCDEIYNLTSPSRVRYNKALPVETLKVSMLGSINALDTARTEHARILFASAGNIYATDGRDTSEQSGSGSTHRILAEGNRAAEAIHRAYQQEFGVDARIARIFNTYGSGADLMDQRVVMKMIVAALQNRDIPVNGSGEQLRTFCWVEDIVDGLVRLMDAPPTETTRTINFGSNHEVAIRALAEKIIALTGSRSQIVHTDARIDDVRRRTPDISAARRELGWAPRTPLVEGLRRTISYVEKELADKTHAGITWVEIS, encoded by the coding sequence GTTCATCGGCACCCACCTGTGCCTGCGTCTGCTGGACGAGGGCCACGAAGTTTTCTGCGTGGACGTACGCGATACCGCCAATTCGCCGCTGCTGCGCGACATGCCCCCGTATCCGGGGTTCCGGTATGTCCGCCACAACATCGTCAACCATTTCGGGATTCGCTGCGACGAGATCTACAACCTCACCTCGCCGTCGCGCGTGCGTTACAACAAGGCGCTGCCCGTCGAAACGCTCAAGGTCAGCATGCTGGGGTCGATAAACGCCCTCGACACCGCCCGCACGGAGCATGCCCGCATCCTGTTCGCTTCGGCGGGAAATATTTACGCCACGGACGGCCGCGACACCTCCGAGCAGTCCGGCTCCGGCTCCACGCACCGCATCCTCGCCGAAGGCAATCGCGCCGCCGAGGCGATACACCGCGCCTATCAGCAAGAATTCGGGGTGGACGCCCGCATAGCCCGCATCTTCAACACCTACGGCAGCGGCGCCGACCTGATGGACCAGCGCGTGGTGATGAAGATGATCGTCGCGGCGTTACAGAACCGCGACATCCCGGTAAACGGCAGCGGCGAACAGTTGCGGACCTTCTGCTGGGTGGAGGATATCGTGGACGGGCTGGTGCGGCTGATGGACGCCCCGCCGACCGAGACCACGCGGACGATCAATTTCGGCAGCAACCACGAGGTGGCGATCCGCGCGCTGGCCGAGAAGATCATCGCCCTGACGGGCAGCCGCTCGCAGATCGTACACACCGACGCCCGCATCGACGACGTCCGGCGACGTACACCCGACATCTCGGCGGCACGCCGCGAGTTGGGATGGGCGCCCCGCACGCCGCTCGTCGAAGGGCTGCGCCGCACGATCAGCTACGTCGAGAAGGAGCTCGCCGACAAGACCCATGCGGGAATAACGTGGGTGGAGATAAGTTAA
- a CDS encoding ABC transporter ATP-binding protein, which yields MIRVTDIHKSFGTLEVLKGVSLDVAQGEVVSIVGASGAGKTTLLQIMGTLSRPDSGRVEIGGEDVSSLGDKALSKFRNERIGFVFQFHHLLAEFTAFENVCIPGLIGRRPRAEVERRAAELLGMMDLTARRDHKPGQLSGGEQQRVAIARALVNSPAVLLADEPSGNLDSHNRDEIHRLFFELREKLGQTIVIVTHDENLAAMADRKITMSDGTIL from the coding sequence ATGATACGAGTTACCGACATACACAAGAGTTTCGGCACGCTCGAAGTGCTGAAAGGCGTTTCGCTCGACGTGGCGCAGGGCGAGGTGGTCTCCATCGTGGGGGCCAGCGGTGCCGGGAAGACCACGCTGCTGCAAATTATGGGAACCCTTTCGCGCCCCGACAGCGGACGTGTGGAGATCGGCGGTGAGGATGTCTCGTCGCTGGGCGACAAGGCCCTGTCGAAATTCCGCAACGAGCGCATCGGCTTCGTCTTCCAGTTCCACCACCTGCTCGCGGAGTTCACGGCTTTCGAGAATGTCTGCATCCCGGGGCTGATCGGCCGCCGCCCCCGCGCCGAGGTCGAACGCCGTGCCGCCGAACTGCTCGGCATGATGGACCTCACGGCACGCCGCGACCACAAACCCGGACAGCTTTCGGGCGGCGAGCAGCAGCGCGTGGCCATCGCCCGGGCGCTGGTCAATTCCCCAGCCGTACTACTGGCCGACGAACCTTCGGGCAACCTCGATTCGCACAACCGCGACGAGATCCACCGCCTGTTTTTCGAATTGCGTGAGAAATTGGGCCAGACCATCGTCATCGTGACCCACGACGAGAACCTCGCCGCGATGGCCGACCGGAAGATCACCATGTCCGATGGAACGATTCTCTGA
- the secDF gene encoding protein translocase subunit SecDF, which translates to MQSKGFIKLIAVLLGLACVYQLSFTFKTRGVEKKAAAYAAQFPLDQQAEAEQHYLDSVQNLPVYNLGFRKFTYKECKEKELNLGLDLKGGMNVMLEVQVEDVIKALAGDSQNDPAFVEAVAEANEAMKKGTSSDYISDFVKAYSRLSNGRSIAEIFVSPDRKDITLESSDADVEKILKKETEAAINASFNVLRSRIDHFGVTQPNIMRLPNSHRILVELPGVKEPQRVRDLLQGTASLEFWTTYDANEVLPTLVAADKLIKAEMEQAPVVAEPETASAEAAAAAETAAAETGDLIAEVGAADSTATAEAAHTGRYDRKQNPLFAVLDPGFAGGAAIGAAYKADMAAVNEYLAQPAVRELFPADILFKWGVKGDDKIDGRFYLYAIRVSTPDGKAPLDGSVVTEATEQYAQRGATAEVSMTMNAEGTSEWARMTGENIGKCIAIVLDGYVYSAPRVNSKIDKGQSQITGDFTIQEAKDLANVLNSGKVPAPAKIIQDTVVGPSLGQESINAGMISFVLAFILVLLYMGLFYKTAGWMADIALLTNVFLLMGVLVSFGAVLTLPGIAGIVLTMGMAVDANVIIYERIKEELRGGKGLGLAIKDGFSKAYSAIIDGQLTTIITGIVLFIFGTGPVQGFATTLIIGIITSVFCAIFITRLLIEWVVGKWGSISFSYKWSENFLNNTHVDFIRMRKIAYMITGALMVLSCVSFFARGLNLGAEFTGGRAYVIRFDKPVSAEEVRANVEETFSQIAGADASSISFEVKQYGNENQMRIVTQYRYDDTSDEATDEVEQIIYDALKSLYSYDITFEQFRNTQTDENGILTADKIGPSIAKDMTWNAIYSVLFSLIAIGLYITFRFKRWQWATGATAALAFNALLIIGIFSMFYGLLPFNLEVNQAFIAAILTIIGYAINDTVVVFDRIREFLGLYPKRNLKENVNNAINSTLSRTINTSGTTLVTLLAIFFFGGETIRGFIFALIIGVVVGTAATIFIATPLAYDLMAKRAKIDEEK; encoded by the coding sequence ATGCAAAGCAAAGGTTTCATTAAACTCATCGCGGTCCTGCTGGGCCTCGCATGCGTTTACCAGCTCTCGTTCACGTTTAAAACGCGTGGCGTAGAGAAGAAGGCGGCCGCGTATGCCGCGCAGTTCCCCCTCGACCAGCAGGCCGAGGCCGAACAGCACTACCTCGATTCGGTGCAGAACCTGCCGGTTTACAATCTGGGCTTCCGTAAGTTCACTTACAAGGAGTGCAAGGAGAAGGAGCTGAATCTGGGTCTCGACCTCAAGGGCGGTATGAACGTCATGCTGGAGGTGCAGGTCGAGGACGTCATCAAGGCGCTCGCCGGCGACAGCCAGAACGATCCCGCCTTCGTCGAGGCCGTTGCCGAGGCGAACGAGGCCATGAAGAAGGGCACGTCGAGCGACTATATTTCCGACTTCGTGAAGGCTTATTCGCGTCTGTCGAACGGCCGTTCCATCGCCGAGATCTTCGTGAGCCCCGACCGTAAGGACATCACGCTCGAGAGTTCGGACGCCGATGTCGAGAAGATCCTGAAGAAGGAGACCGAGGCCGCCATCAACGCGTCGTTCAACGTGTTGCGCAGCCGTATCGACCACTTCGGCGTTACGCAGCCCAACATCATGCGCCTTCCCAACTCGCACCGCATTCTGGTCGAGCTTCCGGGCGTGAAGGAGCCGCAGCGTGTCCGCGACCTGTTGCAGGGCACCGCTTCGCTGGAGTTCTGGACCACCTATGATGCCAACGAGGTGCTGCCGACGCTGGTTGCCGCCGACAAGCTCATCAAGGCCGAAATGGAGCAGGCCCCCGTTGTTGCGGAGCCTGAAACCGCTTCCGCCGAGGCTGCCGCCGCTGCCGAAACTGCCGCTGCCGAGACCGGTGACCTGATCGCCGAGGTCGGTGCCGCCGATTCGACCGCCACGGCCGAGGCTGCCCATACGGGCCGTTACGACCGCAAGCAGAACCCGCTCTTTGCCGTTCTCGATCCGGGCTTTGCCGGAGGTGCCGCCATCGGTGCCGCCTACAAGGCCGACATGGCTGCCGTGAACGAATACCTCGCCCAGCCCGCCGTGCGCGAGTTGTTCCCCGCCGACATCCTGTTCAAGTGGGGCGTCAAGGGCGACGACAAGATCGACGGCCGCTTCTACCTCTATGCCATCCGGGTTTCGACCCCCGACGGCAAGGCTCCGCTCGACGGTTCGGTTGTTACCGAGGCTACCGAGCAGTACGCCCAGCGCGGCGCTACGGCCGAGGTTTCGATGACCATGAACGCCGAGGGCACCTCGGAGTGGGCGCGCATGACGGGCGAGAACATCGGCAAATGCATCGCCATCGTCCTCGACGGTTACGTCTATTCGGCTCCCCGCGTCAATTCGAAGATCGACAAGGGCCAGTCGCAGATCACCGGCGACTTCACCATTCAGGAGGCCAAGGACCTTGCCAACGTGCTCAACTCGGGTAAGGTTCCCGCTCCCGCCAAGATCATTCAGGATACGGTCGTAGGTCCTTCGCTGGGACAGGAGTCGATCAATGCCGGTATGATCTCGTTCGTGCTGGCCTTCATCCTCGTCCTGCTCTACATGGGGCTGTTCTACAAGACTGCGGGCTGGATGGCCGACATCGCGCTGCTTACCAATGTCTTCCTGCTGATGGGCGTTCTGGTGTCGTTCGGCGCCGTGCTGACCCTTCCGGGTATTGCGGGTATCGTGCTGACGATGGGTATGGCCGTCGATGCGAACGTCATCATCTACGAACGTATCAAGGAGGAGCTCCGCGGCGGCAAGGGCCTTGGTCTGGCCATCAAGGACGGTTTCTCGAAAGCCTACTCGGCCATCATCGACGGCCAGCTGACCACCATCATCACGGGTATCGTCCTCTTTATTTTCGGTACGGGTCCGGTACAGGGCTTCGCCACGACGCTGATCATCGGTATCATCACCTCGGTCTTCTGCGCCATCTTCATTACGCGCCTCCTGATCGAGTGGGTTGTCGGTAAGTGGGGCAGCATCTCTTTCTCGTACAAGTGGTCGGAGAATTTCCTGAACAACACGCATGTCGATTTTATCCGTATGCGTAAAATTGCCTATATGATCACCGGTGCCCTGATGGTTCTTTCGTGCGTGTCGTTCTTCGCCCGCGGCCTGAACCTCGGTGCCGAGTTCACCGGCGGTCGCGCCTATGTGATCCGTTTCGACAAACCGGTTTCGGCCGAAGAGGTGCGTGCCAATGTGGAGGAGACCTTCTCGCAGATCGCCGGTGCCGACGCCTCGTCGATTAGTTTCGAGGTGAAGCAGTACGGTAATGAGAACCAGATGCGTATCGTGACGCAGTATCGTTACGACGACACGTCGGACGAGGCTACGGACGAGGTCGAACAGATCATCTACGACGCGCTGAAATCGCTTTACTCGTATGACATCACCTTCGAGCAGTTCCGCAATACGCAGACCGACGAGAACGGTATCCTGACGGCCGACAAGATCGGCCCCTCGATTGCCAAGGACATGACTTGGAATGCCATCTACTCGGTGCTTTTCTCACTCATCGCCATCGGTCTCTACATCACCTTCCGTTTCAAGCGCTGGCAGTGGGCTACGGGTGCCACGGCGGCATTGGCTTTCAACGCCCTGCTGATTATCGGTATCTTCTCGATGTTCTACGGTCTGCTGCCCTTCAACCTCGAGGTCAATCAGGCGTTCATCGCGGCGATCCTGACGATCATCGGTTATGCCATCAACGACACCGTGGTGGTCTTCGACCGTATCCGCGAGTTCTTGGGCCTCTATCCCAAACGCAACCTGAAGGAGAACGTGAACAACGCCATCAACTCGACGCTGTCGCGTACGATCAACACCTCGGGTACGACGCTCGTGACGCTGCTGGCTATCTTCTTCTTCGGCGGCGAGACGATCCGCGGCTTCATCTTCGCGCTGATCATCGGCGTGGTCGTAGGTACGGCTGCCACGATCTTCATCGCTACGCCGCTCGCTTACGACCTGATGGCCAAGCGTGCCAAGATCGACGAGGAGAAATAA
- a CDS encoding tRNA1(Val) (adenine(37)-N6)-methyltransferase, translated as MKVGTDGVLLGAWAGVRPSDRRMLDIGTGTGLIALMLAQRAPKASVIGVDIDDVVQARENADASPWGDRVAFERCAVQEFSTPELFDLIVSNPPFFVDSLTCPDEGRTAARHAVHLPFDELRDAVLRLLAPAGRFAVILPTSEAARFLTVCAGRLALTRRTDVRTTLRHPAKRALMEFSRADAAATAPEISELVVGTGEHECYTPEYRTLTRDFYLKF; from the coding sequence ATGAAGGTCGGCACCGACGGCGTCCTGCTGGGGGCATGGGCCGGCGTGCGGCCCTCCGACCGGCGGATGCTCGACATCGGCACCGGCACGGGGCTGATCGCCCTGATGCTGGCCCAGCGGGCCCCGAAGGCATCCGTTATAGGTGTCGATATCGACGATGTCGTGCAGGCCCGTGAGAATGCCGACGCCTCGCCGTGGGGTGATAGGGTAGCCTTCGAACGGTGTGCGGTGCAGGAGTTTTCGACGCCGGAGCTGTTCGATCTGATCGTCTCGAACCCGCCTTTTTTCGTCGATTCGCTCACCTGTCCCGACGAGGGGCGCACCGCCGCGCGCCATGCCGTGCACCTGCCTTTCGACGAACTGCGCGATGCCGTCCTCCGCCTGCTGGCCCCTGCGGGCCGCTTCGCCGTGATCCTTCCCACGTCCGAGGCCGCACGGTTTCTCACAGTCTGCGCCGGGCGGCTGGCCCTCACGCGCCGCACCGACGTGCGCACCACGCTCCGCCATCCGGCCAAACGGGCGCTGATGGAGTTCTCCCGGGCGGATGCGGCCGCGACCGCACCCGAAATCTCGGAACTGGTCGTCGGCACGGGCGAACACGAGTGCTATACCCCCGAATACCGCACCCTGACCCGCGATTTTTACCTGAAATTTTGA
- a CDS encoding DNA alkylation repair protein: MDFTSRMAALLGAFRRERNGAVADSMRFYGKPYGLNYGVSLPTLRTLARAEGTDHAFARYLYQQDVRCLRLAAFHIADPALLTPSEFAFWGDGLLNSEMAEEVAFALLSRSESFPALFEAWTTPDASCLRQYAVLMAAARAPHPSPEWIAPNEQVKEHTMLAQGAVALLVAVGALNDENRQAVLRAAGSLEPSPAAEYLRGELAWRLEP, encoded by the coding sequence ATGGATTTCACCTCCCGAATGGCCGCGCTGCTCGGGGCTTTCCGACGTGAGCGCAACGGCGCCGTGGCCGATTCGATGCGCTTCTACGGCAAGCCCTACGGCCTGAACTACGGCGTGAGCCTCCCGACGCTCCGCACGCTGGCGCGTGCCGAGGGCACCGATCACGCATTTGCCCGATACCTTTATCAGCAGGATGTCCGCTGTCTGCGCCTTGCGGCATTCCACATCGCCGATCCCGCACTCCTTACGCCCTCCGAATTCGCTTTCTGGGGCGACGGACTGCTCAATTCCGAGATGGCCGAGGAGGTCGCTTTCGCCCTCCTGAGCCGTTCGGAATCCTTTCCCGCGCTCTTCGAAGCGTGGACCACGCCGGACGCTTCCTGCCTCCGGCAGTATGCCGTCCTGATGGCCGCCGCCCGTGCCCCGCATCCGTCGCCGGAGTGGATCGCCCCAAATGAACAAGTAAAAGAACACACAATGCTTGCGCAGGGGGCCGTGGCGCTGCTGGTCGCCGTGGGGGCCCTGAACGATGAAAACCGGCAGGCGGTACTCCGCGCAGCCGGTTCGCTGGAGCCGTCCCCTGCCGCGGAGTATCTCCGCGGGGAGCTGGCTTGGCGTCTGGAGCCCTAA
- a CDS encoding DMT family transporter, which produces MAWVYLIFAGLFEMGWPLGFKLASLNPRYHFLFLVLSAVSMGVSGWLLYIAQKSIPMGTAYMIWTGIGGMGTVILGIVFFHDAVTFWRMFFLSLVFIGIVGLKMVPA; this is translated from the coding sequence ATGGCTTGGGTTTATCTGATTTTCGCGGGTCTTTTCGAGATGGGGTGGCCGCTGGGCTTCAAGCTGGCAAGCCTCAATCCGCGCTACCATTTCCTTTTTCTGGTCCTTTCGGCCGTTTCGATGGGCGTCAGCGGCTGGCTGCTGTATATTGCGCAGAAAAGCATTCCGATGGGTACGGCCTATATGATCTGGACGGGCATCGGGGGCATGGGAACCGTGATCCTCGGCATCGTCTTTTTCCACGACGCCGTGACTTTCTGGCGGATGTTCTTTCTCTCGCTGGTTTTCATCGGCATCGTCGGCCTGAAGATGGTCCCCGCCTAA
- a CDS encoding DUF4831 family protein: MKLRLLAFALLLTGGISAQNPYIALQGANETASGVTIAQPRTILAVDVTVERDLTLTGPYARYAQKYLGVRAPLADKTTWSITGAQIALLDRDTYLNAAAPVPASTRTYTHASSDEEFARLQPDKTDMTTPALEDAARAAANQIFSLRRHRIELITGEAGENVFGEGLRAALAEIDRMEQSYLELFLGKRTVSTQTRRYVVYPQADKKQYIVCRFSPAAGLLPDSDLSGDIVLLQIEPSGNTKCDLEAGPKETSVVACRVADPSTCTVLAGGREYARAVLPVFEFGRTINVALPRRK, from the coding sequence ATGAAACTCAGACTTTTGGCATTTGCCCTGCTGCTCACGGGCGGCATTTCGGCACAGAACCCATACATCGCCCTGCAAGGCGCGAACGAGACCGCTTCGGGCGTCACGATCGCCCAGCCCCGCACGATCCTCGCCGTGGATGTCACGGTCGAGCGCGACCTGACCCTCACGGGACCCTATGCGCGTTATGCCCAGAAATACCTCGGCGTGCGCGCCCCGCTTGCCGACAAGACGACGTGGAGCATCACCGGGGCGCAGATCGCCCTGTTGGACCGCGATACCTACCTCAATGCCGCGGCTCCCGTGCCCGCTTCGACGCGCACCTATACCCACGCCTCCTCCGACGAGGAGTTCGCGCGCCTGCAGCCCGACAAGACCGACATGACGACTCCCGCGCTGGAGGATGCCGCGCGTGCCGCCGCCAACCAAATTTTCTCGCTGCGCCGCCACCGCATCGAACTCATCACGGGCGAGGCCGGTGAGAATGTCTTCGGCGAGGGCCTCCGGGCCGCTCTGGCCGAGATCGACCGCATGGAGCAGAGCTATCTGGAGCTGTTCCTCGGCAAGCGCACCGTTTCGACCCAGACCCGCCGCTATGTGGTCTATCCGCAGGCCGACAAGAAACAATATATCGTCTGCCGCTTCAGCCCGGCCGCCGGACTGCTTCCTGACAGCGACCTTTCGGGCGACATCGTGCTGTTGCAGATCGAGCCTTCGGGCAATACGAAGTGCGATCTCGAAGCCGGTCCGAAGGAGACTTCGGTCGTGGCCTGCCGTGTCGCCGATCCTTCGACCTGTACCGTCCTCGCGGGCGGCCGCGAATATGCCCGTGCCGTGCTTCCCGTCTTTGAATTCGGCCGCACGATCAACGTCGCCCTGCCGCGCCGCAAATAA
- a CDS encoding DMT family transporter, whose protein sequence is MTKHPEYKYHLAALFTVTVWGATFVSTKVLIANSLTPAEIFLLRFATAYVCIWPFARRRMWAANLRDELLLAAAGLSGGSLYFLTENIALEYAPASNVSLIVCTAPVWTAVAMSLFYRGERMSRRQVTGSALAFAGMVLVVLNGHFVLHLSPRGDMLALSAALLWMVYSLVIKRIGGRYPAIFITRKVFFYGLLTILPVFAFRPFAVEWEVLARPVVWGNLLFLGVIASMLCYVLWNAVMHRLGAVRTTNYIYFNPLVTIVTAALCIGERITLAALTGAALILYGMWRAERPAS, encoded by the coding sequence ATGACAAAACATCCGGAATACAAATACCACCTCGCGGCGCTGTTCACCGTCACGGTGTGGGGCGCGACGTTCGTCTCGACCAAAGTGCTGATCGCCAACTCGCTGACCCCGGCGGAGATATTCCTGCTGCGGTTCGCGACAGCCTACGTCTGCATCTGGCCTTTCGCTCGACGGCGCATGTGGGCCGCGAACCTGCGCGACGAGCTGCTGCTGGCTGCGGCGGGACTGAGCGGCGGATCGCTCTATTTCCTCACCGAGAACATCGCTCTGGAGTATGCCCCGGCCTCGAACGTGTCGCTGATCGTCTGCACGGCACCCGTATGGACGGCCGTGGCGATGAGCCTCTTCTACCGCGGCGAACGGATGTCGCGGCGGCAGGTCACCGGATCGGCGCTGGCCTTCGCGGGGATGGTGCTCGTGGTCCTCAACGGCCATTTCGTGCTGCACCTATCGCCGCGGGGCGATATGCTGGCGCTGTCGGCGGCGTTGCTATGGATGGTCTATTCGCTGGTCATCAAGCGCATCGGAGGCCGCTACCCCGCCATCTTCATCACCCGGAAAGTATTTTTCTACGGGTTATTGACGATCCTCCCGGTCTTTGCCTTCCGGCCCTTCGCGGTGGAATGGGAGGTACTCGCGCGTCCGGTGGTCTGGGGCAACCTGCTGTTTCTGGGGGTCATCGCCTCGATGCTCTGCTATGTGCTCTGGAACGCCGTGATGCACCGTCTGGGAGCCGTGCGCACGACCAACTACATCTACTTCAATCCGTTGGTGACAATCGTCACCGCGGCGCTCTGCATCGGCGAGCGCATCACCCTTGCAGCGCTGACCGGCGCGGCGCTGATTCTCTACGGGATGTGGAGAGCCGAAAGGCCCGCCTCTTAA
- the coaE gene encoding dephospho-CoA kinase (Dephospho-CoA kinase (CoaE) performs the final step in coenzyme A biosynthesis.), whose product MKVGITGGIGSGKSAVCRLFAQRGVAVYDSDAEAKRLMAENPELRTAISARFGAEAYADGALNRSYLAGKVFSDPAALADLNALVHPAVLADFAAWAERQEGSYVIFESAILFDAGLEDSVDRTVAVLAPLELRLERTCRRDKCDPEAVRRRIAVQLDDDALSEKADYVVINIFEEDLELAVLKLDRIFSHEARID is encoded by the coding sequence ATGAAGGTCGGAATTACGGGAGGCATCGGCAGCGGCAAAAGTGCGGTTTGCCGCCTTTTCGCACAGCGGGGTGTTGCGGTCTACGACTCCGATGCCGAAGCCAAGCGGCTGATGGCGGAGAACCCGGAATTACGGACGGCTATTTCGGCCCGTTTCGGCGCCGAAGCCTATGCCGACGGTGCCCTGAACCGCTCTTATCTCGCCGGAAAGGTCTTTTCCGACCCGGCGGCTCTGGCCGACCTGAACGCATTGGTCCATCCGGCCGTCCTTGCGGATTTCGCCGCATGGGCCGAACGGCAGGAGGGGAGTTATGTGATTTTCGAAAGCGCTATCCTTTTCGACGCGGGACTGGAGGATTCGGTCGATCGGACCGTCGCTGTCCTCGCACCGCTGGAACTGCGTCTCGAACGCACCTGCCGCCGCGACAAGTGCGATCCCGAAGCGGTCCGCCGCCGCATCGCCGTGCAGTTGGACGACGACGCGCTGAGCGAGAAAGCCGATTATGTCGTGATCAATATTTTCGAGGAGGACCTCGAACTTGCCGTTTTGAAACTCGACCGAATTTTCAGCCATGAAGCCCGTATCGATTGA